The nucleotide window AAATCGTACCGCTGATGGAGTGAGGTGGGAGGGGTTTAGGTGCCCCAGAGAGGACCTCCATCGGTCTCCGGTCCCAACAGGAAAACGGCCTTCTTGTGTGCTGCAGCCCTCGGGGTTTGGCCCGAGGGCTGTCTTATGGGATCATCATTTCAACTTGGCCTTTGAACCGGGATCCAGAAGGGCCCCCACCTGTTCTTCGAGTGACTCTGGCTGTGACTCTGGCTGTAAAGCTGAGGGGGGCGCGACGTTGCGATACTTTTGCAAGCGGCTCTGAGGCTTGTCGGGCAGGGTTCGTTCAATCCTGCGCGCTTCCAGAAGTTTACGGACAACCTTGTTGAGCTGACCGGACACCTTTTGCTGGCCCAGGGCTGCCGCAAGTTCGGCTTTGGCCTTTGGACCGGAGTTCAGAAGGGCCAAAACCTGTTCTTCGAGCGACCCCGGTTCTGGTTTTGGGCCCAGAGGAGCCGCGGTGGTGTGGATGGGAAACTCCAGCCAGAGGCCGTTTCCCTCGTAGCGCAAAGTGGGCGGAGAACCTCCTGCCGCCTTGCAGGATGTGAAGATATGCTCTATGCCGCGTCCCCAGGCCTCAATCATTCCCGCCCGAAACAAGGTATTGGCGATGTCGGGATTGGGCGGTTGGGACGCATGCTTGCCGGTCAACGTCTCGACCGTCCAGTTCGGGGCGAGCTCGCCGTTGTTCCAAAAGAGGAGCCGGTCCTCATAAACGCTGATCTGTATTGGTATGCCACTGGCATAGTCCTTGTGGGCAATGGCATTGAGCAAGGCTTCGCGCAGGGCGTCCTCGGGGATGGGATAGCGTTCCAGCCTCTGAAGCCCGTCATAGCTCACGATGGCTTTCAAATATTTGGTCAAGAGCAGGTCCATCGTCCTGTCGATCTGAGCAAAGAGGGAGCCTCGGATTTCGTCGTGGAAGAGAAGGTCGCTGTTGGTCCGGAAATAGGCGATTTTGACGAAAGCTCCCGTGATGAAGCGCTCCGGGTCCGGATGGAAAAGAAGAACGGCTGCGCGCTTTAAATGATTGCCTTGTCTCAGGTGCAACTTGTCGATAAGATTGGAGTCGCTCTCCTTCAGAACCTCGGCCGTCAGCCGTTTGCTCAGAGATGCCCGATCATCGGCCACGGCGTGGCCTATCAGGAATCCTCCGGCAGGAAGTCTAGTTTCTGAACAGGAGGATATGTAGACCGGCACATCCTATCAAGGGGGCTGTGGTCCGTCCTTGACAAACGCTCCCTCGGCTGTCACCATAGGGTGCACATCGGGGGAGCTGTCGCTGAGAGGGGGCCGAAATCGGGCCTCGACCCTGGAACCTGAACCGGATAATGCCGGCGTAGGAAGATGTCCGTCTCGCCGCTTCAGCCCTTTCTCTCGGCTCGTGGTTTAACCGCTCCCTCCTCCGTGCAGGGGTGCTGCCTGCAGTATTTTTCGAGGAGGTTTTTTGTATGTCCCGTTCGTCGCGTACCGTGATTTTGGTGGAGGGCGCCCTGTGCATCGCCCTCTCCGTGGTGCTGTCCTACATCCGCCTGTTTCGTCTGCCCCAGGGCGGTTCCGTGAACCTGGAACTGGTTCCGTTGATCCTGTTCGCCTGGCGGCGGGGCCTGTTCTGGGGCTGCGGCGCCGGGGTGCTCGCCGGGGTGCTGAACCTCCTGCTGGGCGGCTACGTGACGCATCCCGTCCAGGCGGTCCTGGACTACCCCGCGGCCTACGGAGCCATGGGGCTGGCTGCGCTGTTTCCCCGCCAGAAGCTCTCCGGGCTGCTCGTGGCGGCCCTGGCGCAGTTTGCGTGCCATTTGCTCTCCGGCGCCATCTTCTTCGCCAGCTATGCCCCGGAGGGGACCAACCCCTGGGTCTATTCCGCGGTCTACAACGGGTCGTTCCTGGCGCCCAAGGTGATCCTCTCGGCGGTCGTCACTTGGTTTCTGCTGCGGAAGCTGGAGCGGATCCATCCCGCCCGGGGTCAGTGAGGAGAGGGGCTGC belongs to Fretibacterium sp. OH1220_COT-178 and includes:
- a CDS encoding ATP-binding protein, with amino-acid sequence MPVYISSCSETRLPAGGFLIGHAVADDRASLSKRLTAEVLKESDSNLIDKLHLRQGNHLKRAAVLLFHPDPERFITGAFVKIAYFRTNSDLLFHDEIRGSLFAQIDRTMDLLLTKYLKAIVSYDGLQRLERYPIPEDALREALLNAIAHKDYASGIPIQISVYEDRLLFWNNGELAPNWTVETLTGKHASQPPNPDIANTLFRAGMIEAWGRGIEHIFTSCKAAGGSPPTLRYEGNGLWLEFPIHTTAAPLGPKPEPGSLEEQVLALLNSGPKAKAELAAALGQQKVSGQLNKVVRKLLEARRIERTLPDKPQSRLQKYRNVAPPSALQPESQPESLEEQVGALLDPGSKAKLK
- the thiT gene encoding energy-coupled thiamine transporter ThiT, coding for MSRSSRTVILVEGALCIALSVVLSYIRLFRLPQGGSVNLELVPLILFAWRRGLFWGCGAGVLAGVLNLLLGGYVTHPVQAVLDYPAAYGAMGLAALFPRQKLSGLLVAALAQFACHLLSGAIFFASYAPEGTNPWVYSAVYNGSFLAPKVILSAVVTWFLLRKLERIHPARGQ